The Skermanella rosea sequence GGACCGCCGAGTTCGGCTTTCCCCCCTTCGACCGGATCCAGCCAGAGCATTTCCCAGCCGCCCTGGACCGCGGCATGGAGGAAGGCCTGACCGAGTTCGACGCCATCGCCACGTCGGCCGAGGCGCCGACCTTCGCCAACACGATCGAGGCCATGGAGGCGGCCGGGCGGCTGCTGAACCGGGTGTGCTCGGTGTTCTTCAACCTCAACTCCAGCCACACCAACGAGCACCTGGAGGCGATCGCCCGCGACTACAGCCCGAAGTTGGCGCAGTACAACGCCCGGATCTCGCTCAATCCGGCGCTGTTCGAGCGGGTCGCCGACCTTTACGCCCGGCGCGAGGGTCTGGGGCTGGAGCCGGACCAGATGCGCCTGCTGGAGCGCAGCCACCTGGGCTTCGTGCGGAGCGGCGCCGCCCTGGAGCCGGAGGCCAAGGTCCGCATGGCGGAGATCTCCGAGCGGCTGGCGACCCTGACGACGCTGTTCGGCCAGCATGTCCAGGCCGACGAGCAGGCCTGGCAGCTGGTCCTGGAGGAGGCGGACCTGGACGGCCTGCCCGGCTATGTGCGGGAGGCGGCGGCCCAGGCTGCGGCCGAGCGCGGGCTGGAGGGCAAATACGTCATCACCCTGCTGCGCTCCTCGGTGGAGCCGTTCCTGACCTTCTCGACCCGGCGCGACCTGCGCGAGAAGGCGCACCGCGCCTGGATCAACCGGGGCGCCAATGGGGGCGGGACCGACAACCGCGACCTGATCCGCGAGATCGTGGCGCTTCGGACCGAGCAGGCCCGGCTGCTGGGCTATCCGACATATGCCGACTACAAGCTCGACGACACCATGGCGAAGCAGCCGACGGCGGTCATGACCCTGCTGAACCAGGTGTGGGAGCCGGCCCGCGCCCAGGCGATCGCCGAGCGCGGCCTGATCCAGGCGGAGGCGGAGCAGGCCGGCTTCGACGGCGCCATCGAGGCGTGGGACTGGCGCTTCTACGCCGAGCGGGTGCGGAAGGCCCGCTACGACCTGGACGATGGCGAGATCAAGCCGTACTTCCTGCTCGACAACATGGTCCGCGCGGCGTTCGACACGGCGACCCGGCTGTTCGGCATCACCTTCGCCGAGCGGACGGACCTGCCGCTCTACCATCCCGACGCCCGCCTCTACGAGGTCAGGGACAAGGAGACCGGCCGGCATGTCGGCCTGTTCATCCAGGACAATTTCGCCCGCGCCTCCAAGCGGTCGGGCGCCTGGATGAGCAGCTACCGCGACTCCGAATCCTACGAGGAGGAGGTCACGCCGATCATCGTCAACAACAGCAACTTCGCGAAGAGCCGGCCATCGCTGCTGACCTTCAACGACGCGGAGACGCTGTTCCACGAGTTCGGCCACGCGCTGCACGGCCTGCTGAGCAAGGCGCGCTACCCGTCGCAGTCGGGCACTTCCGTCCGCCGCGACTTCGTGGAGTTCCCGTCCCAGGTCTACGAGCACTGGCTGTCGGCGCCCGAGACGCTCCGTGCCTACGCGGTGCACCACGAGACCGGCGAACCGATCCCGGAGGAGCTGCTGGGCCGCCTGCTGGAGGCGCGCAAGTTCGGCCAGGGCTTCGACACGGTGGCCTATACCGGCTCGGCGCTGATGGACATGGAGATCCATTCCCAGGCCAACCCGGACAACCTGGACCCGGAAGCCTTCGAGCGCGACGTGCTGGACCGGCTGGGCATGCCGAAGGAAGTGGGACTGATGCACCGGCTGCCCCACTTCAAGCACCTGTTCTCCGGCGGCTACGCCGCGGGCTATTACTCGTACATGTGGTCGGAGGTGCTGGACGCCGACGGCTTCGACGCCTTCAAGGAGGCGGGCGACCTGTTCGACCCCCGCCTCGCCGCCCGCTTGAAGGACATCTACGAGGCCGGCGACACCCGCGACCCGATGGAACTCTACGTCGCGTTCCGGGGCCGCGAGCCGCAGACCGACGCGCTGTTGCGGAACCGGGGCCTGCCGGTGGGCTGAGGATCAGGCCGGCGCGGCCTCCCGCCGTTCCAGGCTGCCGGACAGCAGGGTGGTGCCGAGCGCCAGCAGGGCAAGCGCGGCGCCGACCCAGGGAATCGCGGCGTAGGACACTCCCGCCGAGATCGCGATGCCGCCGAACCAGGCGCCGGCGGCGTTGCCCAGGTTGAAGGCGCCCTGGTTGAGGATGGAGGCGAGGTTCGGGGCATCGCGCGCCTCGTCCACCACCCGCATCTGGAGCGGGGCGACCAGGGCGAAGACGACGATGCCCCAGACGAAGATCGTGGCGACGGCGGGCACGAACCAGGCGCTGGTGACGCTGAACGCCGCCAGCACCGGCACCAGGACGCAGAAGATGCCGACCAGCGCCGGCATCAGCTTCCAGTCGGCCAACCTTCCGCCCAGCAGGTTGCCCAGCGTCAGGCCGACTCCGAACAGCAGCAGGACCATGGTGACGCCGTGGGGCGAGACGCCCGTCACCTCCCGCAGGATCGGCGTGATGTAGGTGAAGACGCTGAACAGGCTGGCCGACGCCAGCACGCTGATGCCCATGGCGAGCAGCACCTGCGGGCGGCGGACCACCCGGAACTCGCCCAGCAGGTTCGACGGCTCCTCCCGTCCGCCCCGGGGCACCCAGAGGATGATCGCCAGTTCCGCCAGGACGCTGATCGCCACCACGCCCCAGAAGGTCGAGCGCCAGCCCGCATACTGGCCGAGCGCGGTGCCGAGCGGCACGCCCAGAACGTTGGCCAGCGTCAGTCCGGCGAACATCAGCGCGATCGCGCGGGCCCGCTGGCCGGGCGGGACCAGGTTGGCCGCCACCACCGACCCGATGCCGAAGAAAGTGCCGTGGCAGAAGGCGGTGACGATCCGTGCCGCCATCAGCGTCCCGTAGCCGGGCGCCACCGCGCACAGCACGTTGCCGACGATGAACAGGCCCATCAGGGCGACCAGCGCCGTCTTGCGCCGCAGCCTGGAAGTCAGGACCGCCAGGATCGGCGCGCCGACGACGACGCCGAGGGCATAGCCGGACACCAGCATGCCCGCGTCGGGAATGCTGACGCCCAGGTCCGCCGCCACGTCGGGCAGCAGGCCCATGATCACGAATTCGGTGGTGCCGATGCCGAACGAGGCGACGGCCAATGCTAGAAGCGGGAGGGGCATGGGGCTCGCACGGGAGATGGCCCGGAAGGGCGGTTGGAGGACGCGTGGCGGACCTTCCTCCCGGCGGTCATTGTTCGTTGGTAAAACAGTATGTCAGGCGGAGCGGTTCGCCCAGGGAGCATCGCCGCATCGCAGCATTACCGGCCGCGCATGACCTCGGCGGGAACCTCCGGCGGCTCCGGCCGGCCGAGCGGCGGGATGCGCAGGATCCAGCGGGCGCCGGGCCGGGCATCTTCCGTCCGCAGGCTGGCCTGGAGCTGGAGCGACAGCCCCTTGATCACCCGCATGCCCAGGCTGCCGCCGGCCTGGTCGGGGGAGAAGCCCGGCGGCAGGCCGGCGCCATGGTCGCGCACGGACAATTCCAGGTCGCCGCCGTCGACGGGGCCGAACCGGACATCGATCAGCCACCGTCCGTCGGACGGGTTCGAATGCTTGATCGCGTTGGTCACCAGTTCGGTGACGATCAATCCCAGGGGCACGGCGCCATCGGTCGGCAGCAGCACGGGTTCGGCTTCCACCCGGATGGTGAATTCGGGTGCCGTGGCCCTCAGGTCGTCGCACAGCGCGCGGAGATAGACGTCGAAGTCGACCCGCTCCACGTCGGTGCCCCGGTACAGCCGCTCGTGCAGGTGGGAGATGGCGCGGACCCGTCCGGCGGCCTCCTCGAACCGCCGCCGCGTCGCCGGGTCGGCGAACTGGCGACCCTGCATCCCAAGCAGGGAGTTCACCAGCTGCAACGAGTTCTTGACCCTGTGGTTGACCTCCCGCAGCAGCAGCTCCTGCCGCTGCTCCCAGTGCTTGGCCTCGGTGATGTCCTGGGTGATGCCGAGCGCCCGGCAGGGCCGCCCCGCCGGATCGCACAGGACCCGGCCCTCGCTGGAGACCCAGCGCCAGTCGCCGTCGGACCGGGCCACGCGGTATTCGTCCCGGAAGCGCGGCGAGGATCCGCGGGTGGCGTTCCGGAGATTGGCGAGGACGCGGTCCCGGTCGTCGGGATGGAGGTTTCCCAGCCAGTTCTCCAGGGCGCCGTGGGCATCGCGGCCGGGCAGGCCGCACATCTCGGCGAACCGGTCCGACCCGCGCGCCACGCCGGTTTCCAGGTCGACCTCCCAGGTGCCCAGGCTGGCGCCCTCGATCGCGAGGCGCAGCTTCTCGTAATCCTCCCGCCGGGCGGCGTCGCTCCGGTCGAGGTGGGCGGCGAAGCGGATCGCGAGCAGCGTCAGCATGACCGTGGTCGCGAGCACCACCAGCGCCGAGGCCAGGCGTTCGGGGAACAGGCCGGCGTCCGCCGCTTCCAGCGCGAGCCAGCCGGCCGCGACCGGCACCCCGACGATCGCCGGGATCAGGCGGCGCGCCGTCGTCCCGCCCGGTCCCCGGCCGCCCAGGCTCAGCAGCCAGTCGGGCGGGCACAGGACCAGCAGGCCGGTGAACAGGAGGGCGAAGCCCGCGGCGGTATGGACCGCCATCGTCAGGTACGGACCGGACGCGTAGAGGGCATTCTCGCTGTAGAGATATCCCAGCAGGGGCACGGAGACCAGCATCAGGCCGAGCAGCCCGACCGTGGTTCCGCTGTTGCGGCTGCGGCATTTCAGGATCAGGCAGGCGCCCAGCAGGACGAACCCGGCGGCCGACGCCGGGGCCATCCGCCCGGGATAAACCAGCGCCGCGGTCTCGATCTCCCTGGGGAACAGGAGCCGGTCGGTACCGAAATCGAACCCGAAGGCATCCTGGATCAGCGATTGCGTTCCCGTCAGCAGAACGAACGCGCCGCCGAACCGGGCGGGAAGCCTGAACCCGGCCGACAGGGCGGCCAGCGCCACCCCGCCGACCAGGATGCCGAGGGCGGTCAGCGGCTGCATCTTGGCGTAATCGGGCGCCAGGCTCTTCAGGACCTCGATGCCGGCGGCCCAGCCGAACAGCACGAGCATCCCGAGCGTCGCGGCCAGCAGGCCGGCGGCGAACGCGTAGCGTTCGTTGGGCCGGGTCATCGATCTCCGGCTCGGGTCGTCGTCCAGGCCGGGTCGTGGATCGGTCCGGCGGGACCGGCGGTCTTCTTCCTGGTCATGCCCTCTCCTGCGTGCAGGAGGTACAACCCGGGTCAGGCCCACCTGTTCCCCTACCCTCCCGGTTGGGCTATCAGGCGGAGACCGTCCTCTGCGCCACGTAGTAATAGATCGACAGGAAATGGCAGGTGCTGCCGGCCAGCACGAACAGGTGCCAGACCGCATGGTTGAACGGCATGCTCTCCCACAGGAAGAAGGCCACGCCGCCGGTATAGGCCAGCCCGCCGACGGCCAGCAGAAGCACCCCCTCGGTCGCCATGTTCGCGATGATCGGGCCGACGGCGAACACCCCCAGCCAGCCCATTCCCAGGTACAGCATCAGCGACAGGCGGGCGTAGCGGTTGACGTGCAGGATCTTGAACACGACGCCGAAGGCCGCGATGCTCCACATCACGGCGAACAGGGTCCACCCCCAGGCGCCGCCCATGACCAGCAGGCAGTAGGGCGTGTAGGTGCCGGCGATCAGCAGGAAGATGGCGGCATGGTCGCAGGTCTTGAACACCAGCTTGGCCCGCGCGTGCCGGACCGCGTGATAGAGGGTGGAGGCGAGGTACAGCAGCACCAGGGTGGAGCCGTAGATGGTCAGGCTGACGAGGACCCAGATGTCATCTTCCACCAAGGCGAGCGCCATCAGGGCCGCCAGCGCCGCCACGGAGAGCAAGGCCCCGATGCCGTGGGTCACCGCGTTCGCGATCTCCTCCAGCAGGGTGTATTCGTTGTCGGCGGCAAGCGGGTCGGTGGCATGGGGATCGGCGGCCATGGGTTCGGCGGGATGCGCTGGCATGGAACGGCTGCTCCTCGGTGGTGACTCCGGGCGGAACGCGAACGCGACAGATAGAATAACAAGTCTAGTGCGTAGATGTGACGTTCCAATGAAGGATCGGATAAGGGTTCGGGTCAAAGCGTTCGCGGACCGCGCGCCGGCCTTCCTTCCGTCATTATCCCCCTGTAATCAAAGCGAACCGGGCGCTATGTTTGGAGCAACCCGATGATTCGGGGCCGATAGATCCAGGGAGCGGATGGGAACCGATGAAGAGATTTTTTGCCGCCTTGTCCATCACGGCCTGCGCCGTATCGGCCCTCGCGGGCGGCATGGCGCCGGGATCGGCCCGGGCCCAGGATTTCAAGCCCGCCATCGTCTTCGACATGGGCGGCAAGTTCGACAAGTCCTTCAACGAGGCGGCCTATGCCGGCGCCGAGCGGTTCAAGAAGGAAACCGGCATCGAGTACCGCGAGTTCGAGGTGACGCAGGAGGCCCAGCGCGAGCAGGCGCTGCGCAACATGGCCCGGCGCGGCGCCGACGTGGTGGTCGGCGTCGGGTTCGCCCAGGCGAGCGCCATGGGCAAGGTCGCGCAGGAGTTTCCCGACACCAAGTTCTGCATCATCGACAGCGTGGTCGAGGCGCCCAACGTCCAGTCCATCACCTTCAAGGAGCATGAAGGCTCCTTCCTGGTCGGCATGATGGCGGCCATGGCGTCCAAGACCGGCAAGGTCGGGTTCGTCGGCGGCATGGACATCCCGCTGATCCGCAACTTCGCGACCGGCTACCAGCAGGGCGTCAAGCACGCCGCCCCGCAGGCCGAGGTCTTCCAGAACATGACCGGCACCACGCCGGCCGCTTGGCGCGACCCGACCCGCGGCGGCGAACTGGCCAAGAGCCAGATGGACCGCGGCGCCGACGTGATCTACGCCGCCGCCGGCGGGACCGGGCTGGGCGTGCTCCAGGCGGTGGCCGATAACAGGAAGCTGTCGATCGGCGTGGACAGCAATCAGAACCACCTGCATCCCGGTTCCGTCCTGACCTCGATGATCAAGCGGGTGGATGTCGCCGTCCACGACTGCATGAAGTCGGCCAAGGAAGGCACCTGGGCCGCGGGCTCGCGGGTCCTGGGCCTGAAGGAGGACGGCGTCGGCTATGCCGTGGACGAGAACAACCAGAGCCTCGTCACCGACGACATGAAGCAGAAGGTCGAGGCTGCCAAGGCCAGGATCATCGCCGGCGAGCTTCAGGTCCAGCCATACAAGCAGTAAAGACCAGCGGGCATCAGGACGGGGGTGAGCGGCATGACCGGAAACCGGGCCGGGGACACCATCGTGCGTGGCGGGTTCGGCGGCGGCCCGCCTTCCGACCGGGGGCCGCCAGCCCTTGAACTGGTGGGCGTTAACAAGTGGTTCGGCGCCAACCACGCCAACAGGAACGTGTCCCTGACCGTCCGCCGGGGCAGCATCCACGGCGTGATCGGGGAGAACGGCGCCGGCAAATCGACGATCATGAGCATCGTCTACGGCTATCTGCGCGCCGACGGCGGCACCGTGCTGGTCAACGGCGAGCCGGCCGACATCCGCACCCCCGGGGACGCCATCGCGGCCGGCATCGGCATGGTCCACCAGCATTTCATGCTGGTCGACACCTTCACCGTGGTGGAGAACGTCCTGCTCGGCGCGGAGGGCGGCGCCACCCTGGCTCCCGGCCTGGCCCGCGCCCGCCGGGAGCTCGAGCGGCTGGAGCGGGAATACGCGCTGGAGGTCGACGTGGACGCCGTGGTCGGCGAGCTTCCCGTCGGGCTCCAGCAGCGGGTGGAGATCCTGAAGGCGCTGTACCGCGGCGCCGACCTGCTGATCCTGGACGAGCCGACCGGCGTGCTGACCCCGCAGGAAGCGGACCACCTGTTCCGCATCCTCCGCGCGCTGCGCGACCAGGGCAAGACGATCATCATCATCACCCACAAGCTGCGCGAGATCATGGAGCTGACCGACGCGGTCACCGTGATGCGCCGGGGCGAGGTGGTCGCCAACGTCAGCACGGCGGAGACCAGCCGCGACGAGCTGGCCGAGCTGATGGTCGGCCGCAAGGTGCTGCTGCGGGTCGACAAGAAGCCGGCGGAGCCCGGCCCGGTCGTGCTCGACGTGCGCGGCCTGACGGTGATGGAACGCGGCGGCGTCGCCCGGGTCAAGGGCGTCAGCCTGTCGGTCCGCGCCGGCGAGATCGTCGGCATCGCCGGCGTCTCGGGCAACGGCCAGTCGGAGCTTCTGGAAGCGCTGGCCGGCATCCACCCCATATCCGAGGGCACGATCCGGCTGCACGGCGAGAAGATCAGCGACAAGGCGATGTTCAACGCCCGCGGCCTGCGCCGGGCCGGGGTCGCCCACGTGCCGGAGGACCGGCAGAAGGTCGGGCTGGTGACGTCCTTCTCGGCCGCGGAATGCGCGGTGCTGGGCTACCATGACGATCCGCGCTACAACGGCCGAATCCTGATGGACCGGGGCGCCATGCTCAGCCGGTGCCAGGCCGAGATGAAGAGCTACGACGTGCGCCCGCCCCTGTCGGACCTGCGCGCGGCCAACTTCTCCGGCGGCAACCAGCAGAAGATCGTGCTGGCCCGCGAGATCGAGCGGAACCCCGACGTTCTGCTGGTCGGCCAGCCGACCCGCGGCGTCGATATCGGCGCGATCGAGTTCATCCACCGGCGGCTGGTGGAACTGCGCGACGCCGGCAAGGCGATCCTGCTGGTCTCGGTCGAGCTGGACGAGATCCTGGCGCTGAGCGACCGCATCCTGGTGATGTTCGACGGCCACCTGGTCGGCGAGATCCCCGCCGGCCAGGCGACCGAGCGCCGGCTGGGCCTGATGATGGCCGGGATCACCGAGGAGGCGGCGGAGTAGACCCGTTCATCGGGAAGCGGTCACCACAGCAGTTCCTTGCCGAAGGTCAGCTGGGTGGCCAGGACATGCTCGAGGGTGACCAGGACGGTGCCGTCGCCATCGTCGGCATGCTGGTGGAAGACGACGGCGGTGCCGGACCCCTTCCGGGCGAGTTCGATGGACGGATCGGAGTCGGGGCCGGCGAACGCCTTGCGGAGGACCCGCAGGTCGATCATGTCGGTGCCGGGCGTGAAGTCCATGATCACGTCGCCGGCATCGGAAAGCTGCCGGTAGGCGAAGATGTCGTTGCCGGCACCCCCGACCAGGATATCGGCTCCGCCGTTGCCGTACAGGATATCGTCGCCGGTCCCGCCGTCCAGGTAATTGGCGCTGTCGTTGCCCATCAGGCGGTTGTCGAGATAGTTGCCGAAGCCGTCCGATGCCGTGTAGCCGTTGAGGTAGAGGTTTTCCACGTTGTCCGGCAGTCGGGTCGCGTCCAGCCAGCTTCGGATACTGTCTATGCCCTGGTTCGGCGCCTCCACGACCGCGTCGCCGTGCGAACTCACCAGATAGGTGTCGTCGCCGTCGAGACCGATCATGCGGTCCCAGCCGAGGCCGCCGTCCAGGCGGTCGTTGCCGTCGGTCCCGGACAGGGTTTCGCCGTACCGGTCGCCCTTGACCGTGTTCGTCGCCTCGCCGCTCCAGGGCAGCCAGAACGGCTTCTGTCCATGGGACTGGCCCGGGATCTGGAGTTCGATGGAACCCTTGATGGCTTGGGAGGCCGGCGTAATCACCGTTCCGTTGATCGTGATGCTATCGAGATAGAGGGTGAGGTAGGGATTCGGCCCGCCGTACTCGAAGTTGCTCACGTACTCGACGGTTATCGATTTGGCATCGACCGGGAGATGGGTCCTCAGGACGATGTCCTGCCACTTGCCGTCCATGTGCGAAACCGTCACGGCGTTGGCCGAACCGACCGGATAACCGTCGGCGTACAACTGGAACACTGCAGATTCGCGGTAGCCATCCCCGGCGACGCGCAGGTGGATCACATCCAGGGAGGGATTGAGCGGCGGCGGCGGCGGAATGTCCGGCCTGATCGCGGTCTCGACGACGTAGGCGTTGGAGAGCCACCAGTCGGTCGAGTCGTTCCAGTTGCCGTCCCGGTAGATCATCAGCTTGTCTTCGGTACCGTCGTAATTGTTCGGCTCCCCGGGCGCCCAGTTGGTGAAGCCGATCTCTTCGCCGTCCATCCATCGCCATTTTCCGTCGGGACCGAGGCTGCCGCCGATCCAGAGCCGCTCGCTCACGCCCATGGACAGCAGGTTGTTCTTCACGAACGCGTGCTCGGCCCGGCTGTTCAGGCTGGCCAGTTCCGTCCCCGGCCCGATCCCGGGAGCGGCCCGGGCCGCATCCAGCCACGAGATCGAATAAAGCGGAGACGTGACGAGCCTGTACCAGTGACCGTTGCCGCCTTCTTCGGCGGACCACTGCACCCATCTGTTGCTGCCGACCATATCTTCGTCCTTCTGCCCAGGAGGAGGGGCCCAGCCTGCACCCCAAAGATATGGATAAGTATATTTTCCAGTCATTAATGACACATGAAGTATACGTGACTGCAGATTGCCACGGATAATACTCTTGACTTGTTCGCGAACTTCACCTGAAGGAAGCAGCAATCCATTACTATAGTAATTATATCGGTCACCCCTCCCGGATCTGCCGGACCAGCCGCAACACCGCCGCCCGCAGCTCGGACGTGCCGCCCGCCAGCCGCTCGCCGACCACCCGCACGTCGCCGGCGGCGCGGCTGGTCTCGCCGGCGGCCTCGGCCATGCCGAGCGCGTCTGACGTGACGCCGCGGGTGGACGACGCGGCCTGGGCGACGTTGCGGGCGATCTCGGCGGTGGCGGCGCCCTGCTCCTCGACCGAGGCGGCGATACCGGCGGAGATCTCGTCGATCCGGGTCACCGTCAGGGAGATCCCGCCGATAGCGCCCGCCGCCGCCTCGCTGGCGGCACGGATGCCGGCGACCTGGGCGGCGATGTCCTCGGTGGCGCGGGCGGTCTGGCCGGCCAGGCTCTTGACCTCGCCGGCGACCACCGCGAAACCCTTGCCGGCCTCCCCCGCCCGGGCGGCCTCGATGGTGGCGTTCAGCGCCAGCAGGTTGGTCTGCTCCGCGATCTCCTGGATCAGCCGGACCACCTCGCCGATCCGCGACGCCGCCTCCTGGAGGCCGCGCACCGTCGCGTCCGTCCGCTTCGCTTCCGCGTTGGCGTGCTTGGCGATCTCCGAGCTGGTCACCACCTGCCGGGCGATCTCGTGGATGGCGGCGGTCAGCTCCTCCGCCGCGGCGGCGACGGTCTCGACATTGACGGCGGCGTCCTCCGACGCGGTGCGGACGGCGCCGGCGCGCTCGCCGGTCTCGCGCGAGGCGCCGACCATGACGCCGGACACCTCGGCGAGCCGGGCGGAGTCGGCTTCCAGCCGGGCCAGCACCTCGCGGACGCCGCCCTCCACCTCGTCGGCGAGGCGGCCCAGCCGGGCGCGCCGATCCTGCTCGGCGTCGTGCTCGGCCCGCTGCCGCTCGGCGCGCAGCCGCTCGACCTCGTCCGCCTGGGCGCGCGACGCCGCCAGGGCGCGGGCGACGTCGCCGATATCGTCGCGCCGCTCGGCCGGCAGGTCGTCGGTCCCGGCCTGGAGCGCCCGCCGGATGCGCGACAGCGGGGCCAGCACCAGGCTCGACAGCACCACCAGGGTGGCCAGCGCGCCGACCAGGGCGACGCCCATGTCGGACAGGAACCGGCGCAGCACGTTGCCCTGGACGAAGGCGTCGCCGCCGTCGGTGGTCAGCCGGGCGACGGCGCCCAGCCGCCCGCCCAGGTCGGCGGGCGTGAGCACGATGTCGTACCGGGTCTCCTCCGCGTTCAGCAGGTCCCGCGCGGCCTTGCCGTAGTACAGCGCCGGGGTCTCGCCGGCCCGCGCGAGCTCGGTTCCGTCCGGCCGGACCAGGATCAGCCCGATCACCCTTGTGTTCCGGATCACCCGCTCGGCCGACGCCTTGGCCGAGGCCGCGTCGGCCGCGTCGGGCAGCAGCCGCTCCAGCGCCCGGACGACGCCGGTCCCCTCCTCCGCGATCGTGCCGAGGAAGACGGAACGCTGGCCGAAATAGAAGACCAGCAGCAACAGGAGCTGGACCGCCACCAGGGCGGCCAGGACCCCGGCGGCCACCTTGCGGGCCAGCGGGCTTGAGAAGATGGCGGCGAAACTCATGCGCGGCGGCTCCGGTCAGGCGGTATGGAAGTCAGGAAATCACAGGGTCGGCGGATAGTGCGGCGTCAGCGCCTTCTCGCGCCGCCAGGCCCGCCAGAACTCGCCGAGGCTCTGGCCCCGGTGCCCGCGGTCGCGGTTGGCCCTGCCGATGGCGAACAGCAGGCGGTACTGCTCCATCAGGTCGCGCCGCGCCTGCCGAAGCGATTTGGAGCGGTCCCAGACATGGGTCATCTCCGCCCCGGCGCCGTTGACCTCCAGGATGGCGAAACCCTCACCGGCCTGGAGCCGCGCGATGTCGGCGAACCGCACGTCGAACCGGCCGAACCAGAATTCCGGGATGGCGCGGGCGATGGCGTCGAAGCGTTCGGTCATGGCCGGGGTGACCAGATGCGTCCCGTCGCGGAAGATGCTGCCCCGGCTGTGGCTTCCGGCGAAGGCGAGCCGGACCGGCTCCCCCGCCTCCGGCACCTGATCCAGCCGGGCGGCGTGGCGCGGCAGGTAGAGGTGCGGCACCCGGCCTGCGCGCGGGTCGGCCAGGATCAGCTCCCGCAGGGTCGAGCGTCCGTCGCCATGGACATAGGGGAAGTATTTCAGCGTCAGCGACACGATCCGGCCACCCTCTCCACCCGGTTCACGGACGTAGAAGACGCCCGCCTCCGCCTCGTACGCCACGTGGCGCTGGAGGACCAGCCGCGCCCCGGCCGGGAACCCCTCCAGGTAGGCCGCCAGCTCCCCCGGGTCGCGGACCAGCCGCACCCCGGCGCCCCGGCAGCCCAGGTCCGGCTTGG is a genomic window containing:
- a CDS encoding lectin-like protein encodes the protein MVGSNRWVQWSAEEGGNGHWYRLVTSPLYSISWLDAARAAPGIGPGTELASLNSRAEHAFVKNNLLSMGVSERLWIGGSLGPDGKWRWMDGEEIGFTNWAPGEPNNYDGTEDKLMIYRDGNWNDSTDWWLSNAYVVETAIRPDIPPPPPLNPSLDVIHLRVAGDGYRESAVFQLYADGYPVGSANAVTVSHMDGKWQDIVLRTHLPVDAKSITVEYVSNFEYGGPNPYLTLYLDSITINGTVITPASQAIKGSIELQIPGQSHGQKPFWLPWSGEATNTVKGDRYGETLSGTDGNDRLDGGLGWDRMIGLDGDDTYLVSSHGDAVVEAPNQGIDSIRSWLDATRLPDNVENLYLNGYTASDGFGNYLDNRLMGNDSANYLDGGTGDDILYGNGGADILVGGAGNDIFAYRQLSDAGDVIMDFTPGTDMIDLRVLRKAFAGPDSDPSIELARKGSGTAVVFHQHADDGDGTVLVTLEHVLATQLTFGKELLW
- a CDS encoding methyl-accepting chemotaxis protein, with amino-acid sequence MSFAAIFSSPLARKVAAGVLAALVAVQLLLLLVFYFGQRSVFLGTIAEEGTGVVRALERLLPDAADAASAKASAERVIRNTRVIGLILVRPDGTELARAGETPALYYGKAARDLLNAEETRYDIVLTPADLGGRLGAVARLTTDGGDAFVQGNVLRRFLSDMGVALVGALATLVVLSSLVLAPLSRIRRALQAGTDDLPAERRDDIGDVARALAASRAQADEVERLRAERQRAEHDAEQDRRARLGRLADEVEGGVREVLARLEADSARLAEVSGVMVGASRETGERAGAVRTASEDAAVNVETVAAAAEELTAAIHEIARQVVTSSEIAKHANAEAKRTDATVRGLQEAASRIGEVVRLIQEIAEQTNLLALNATIEAARAGEAGKGFAVVAGEVKSLAGQTARATEDIAAQVAGIRAASEAAAGAIGGISLTVTRIDEISAGIAASVEEQGAATAEIARNVAQAASSTRGVTSDALGMAEAAGETSRAAGDVRVVGERLAGGTSELRAAVLRLVRQIREG
- a CDS encoding D-alanine--D-alanine ligase; this encodes MTMLVEPPSALPVPAPEPRDRPWPVPHAGMPPLDTDGDPLSAFEFWSMRRFYWPIALYALWLMVRYRGVTLPTAANPSFPGGGLVGESKSAILDLARAAAPDHVAPFVAVDRPERPDDAIGEALAAEAAMTSAGLRFPVVAKPDLGCRGAGVRLVRDPGELAAYLEGFPAGARLVLQRHVAYEAEAGVFYVREPGGEGGRIVSLTLKYFPYVHGDGRSTLRELILADPRAGRVPHLYLPRHAARLDQVPEAGEPVRLAFAGSHSRGSIFRDGTHLVTPAMTERFDAIARAIPEFWFGRFDVRFADIARLQAGEGFAILEVNGAGAEMTHVWDRSKSLRQARRDLMEQYRLLFAIGRANRDRGHRGQSLGEFWRAWRREKALTPHYPPTL